A window from Alkalicoccobacillus plakortidis encodes these proteins:
- a CDS encoding ABC transporter ATP-binding protein produces MGNDSIIKIRDLRTSFFTQGMEVRAVDGVTFDVPKGKTLGIVGESGSGKSISAMSILKLIQNPGKIVGGEIEFKGEDLTNKSESAMRKIRGNEISMIFQEPMTSLNPVYTVGQQIGESFRIHENVGKKEAIKKSIDMLKLVGIPSPEKRVHQYPYELSGGMRQRVMIAMALACNPELLIADEPTTALDVTIQAQILELMKDLQNRLGMSIIMITHDLGVVAETCDYVAVMYCGKVVEYATVEELFANPRHPYTVGLLESLPRHDVDVEGEDLSVIRGSVPSPANMPTGCRFAPRCPHASEICNRLPDLEEDEHGNQIRCWIYSDEWDGDPEVKVHGTRTTQG; encoded by the coding sequence ATGGGCAATGATTCGATTATAAAAATCCGTGATCTTCGCACCTCATTTTTCACTCAAGGTATGGAGGTTCGTGCCGTAGATGGAGTAACCTTTGATGTACCTAAAGGCAAAACCCTTGGAATCGTTGGTGAATCTGGATCTGGTAAAAGTATCTCAGCTATGTCGATTCTAAAATTAATCCAAAATCCAGGGAAAATTGTTGGAGGAGAAATTGAGTTTAAAGGCGAGGATCTAACAAATAAAAGTGAAAGTGCAATGCGAAAAATCCGTGGGAATGAGATCTCAATGATTTTCCAGGAACCAATGACGTCCCTGAACCCTGTTTATACAGTGGGTCAGCAAATTGGCGAGTCGTTCCGCATCCACGAAAATGTTGGCAAAAAAGAAGCCATTAAAAAGTCAATTGATATGTTAAAACTGGTTGGTATTCCTTCACCAGAAAAACGCGTGCATCAATACCCATATGAATTGTCTGGTGGAATGCGTCAACGTGTCATGATTGCTATGGCCTTAGCCTGTAATCCTGAGCTTTTAATTGCTGATGAACCAACAACAGCACTAGATGTTACGATTCAAGCGCAAATTCTAGAACTAATGAAAGATCTTCAGAATCGTTTAGGTATGTCGATTATCATGATTACTCATGATCTTGGAGTTGTAGCTGAAACCTGTGACTATGTAGCCGTTATGTACTGCGGAAAAGTCGTTGAGTACGCAACTGTTGAAGAGCTTTTTGCTAATCCTCGTCACCCATATACTGTTGGTTTACTTGAATCACTTCCACGCCACGACGTTGACGTAGAAGGAGAAGATCTGTCTGTAATTAGAGGATCTGTTCCAAGTCCCGCTAATATGCCAACTGGCTGTCGTTTCGCACCACGTTGCCCGCATGCTAGTGAGATATGCAATCGTCTGCCGGATTTAGAAGAAGACGAGCACGGAAATCAAATACGCTGCTGGATTTACTCTGATGAGTGGGACGGCGATCCGGAGGTGAAGGTTCATGGCACAAGAACTACTCAAGGTTAA
- a CDS encoding ABC transporter permease codes for MLTFIIRRLVQTIPVLLGVTIITFSLVHLIPGDPAQILAGEAASGDQVEQMRERLGLNDPLPTQYFNYLKDVVTLDFGNSIRNGRAVGDEIGARFWVTVELALYSTIFSIFLGMIAGIISATKRYSFADTAIMIVALFGLSMPNFWMGLMLIQYFSINLGWFASSGWGSFSQMVLPVLTLGTTGAAIIARMTRSSMLEVIGQDYIRTARAKGVKERYVVYQHALKNAMIPVVTVVGLQFGSLLGGTVLAESVFAINGMGRLIIDSIRARDFPIVQGTVLVVSLLFVVVNLLVDVAYKLLNKRVDVD; via the coding sequence ATGTTAACCTTCATCATCAGACGTCTAGTTCAGACGATTCCGGTCCTTTTAGGCGTAACCATTATTACATTTAGTCTTGTTCATTTAATTCCTGGTGATCCTGCACAGATTCTTGCCGGAGAGGCAGCTTCTGGCGACCAAGTTGAGCAAATGAGAGAACGACTAGGGCTTAATGATCCATTGCCTACACAATATTTTAATTATTTAAAAGATGTTGTTACGTTAGACTTCGGTAATTCCATTCGAAATGGTAGAGCTGTTGGAGACGAAATTGGAGCTCGCTTTTGGGTAACCGTTGAGCTTGCCTTGTATAGTACGATTTTCAGTATCTTTCTAGGAATGATTGCAGGGATTATCTCCGCAACCAAACGTTATAGCTTTGCTGATACAGCAATTATGATTGTAGCTTTGTTTGGCTTGTCTATGCCGAACTTCTGGATGGGATTAATGCTTATTCAATACTTCTCTATTAATTTAGGTTGGTTTGCTTCATCTGGTTGGGGATCATTTAGTCAAATGGTGTTACCAGTACTTACACTTGGAACAACTGGAGCTGCGATCATTGCTCGTATGACTCGTTCAAGTATGCTCGAAGTTATTGGACAGGATTATATCCGTACAGCACGAGCAAAAGGGGTAAAAGAACGTTATGTGGTTTATCAGCATGCCCTTAAAAATGCAATGATTCCTGTTGTAACAGTTGTAGGACTGCAATTTGGTTCACTACTTGGAGGAACCGTTTTAGCCGAATCTGTCTTTGCCATCAACGGAATGGGACGCTTAATTATTGATTCGATTCGAGCTCGTGACTTCCCAATTGTTCAAGGAACTGTGCTTGTTGTTTCTCTCTTATTTGTAGTTGTAAACTTACTTGTTGATGTAGCATACAAGCTATTAAACAAACGAGTGGACGTAGACTGA
- a CDS encoding ABC transporter permease, translated as MQEHQHPSNQYTPAPVENPRIKSMKSFFKRLARNKPAMVGAFLIIFLIIVALIGPYFTTLEPDAQDYSVKLEGPSADHWLGTDHHGRDIFTRIIHGMSLTFYVGFSSVALGAIVGTFFGVISGYYGGRIDNIIMRITDILLAFPGILLALAIVSVLGPSMNNVIIAVALFSVPVFARIARGSALTVRKLEYVDAVKALGASDFRIIFKHILPNITSPLIVQATLSIASAILTAAGLSFLGLGAQPPIPEWGAMLADGRNYMYDAGHVALFPGLAIVLVVLAFNIFGDGLRDALDPKLRD; from the coding sequence ATGCAAGAACATCAACATCCATCCAATCAATATACGCCGGCTCCTGTCGAAAATCCGCGAATTAAAAGCATGAAGAGCTTTTTTAAGCGTTTAGCCCGTAACAAACCGGCTATGGTAGGAGCTTTTTTAATTATCTTTTTAATTATCGTAGCATTGATTGGCCCGTATTTTACAACCCTAGAACCAGATGCACAGGACTATTCTGTCAAACTAGAAGGACCTTCTGCTGACCATTGGTTAGGGACTGATCATCACGGTCGAGATATTTTTACCCGTATTATTCACGGAATGAGCCTTACATTTTATGTAGGTTTTTCATCAGTTGCTCTTGGAGCGATTGTAGGGACATTTTTTGGCGTTATCTCAGGGTATTATGGTGGTCGAATTGATAACATCATCATGAGAATCACAGACATTCTCTTAGCTTTCCCGGGAATTTTGTTAGCACTTGCGATTGTTTCGGTGCTTGGACCATCCATGAATAATGTTATTATCGCCGTTGCTCTGTTTTCTGTACCAGTTTTCGCACGTATTGCACGTGGATCTGCCTTAACCGTTCGGAAACTTGAATATGTGGATGCTGTAAAAGCACTTGGTGCTAGTGATTTCCGCATCATTTTTAAACACATTCTTCCGAATATTACTTCGCCACTAATTGTTCAAGCGACATTAAGTATTGCCTCAGCGATATTAACCGCTGCCGGTTTATCTTTCCTTGGACTTGGTGCTCAACCGCCAATTCCTGAATGGGGTGCGATGCTTGCAGATGGTCGAAACTATATGTACGACGCTGGCCACGTAGCTTTATTTCCTGGACTAGCTATTGTTCTTGTTGTTCTAGCATTTAATATTTTTGGTGATGGATTACGTGACGCGCTTGATCCAAAGCTTAGAGATTAG